The Psychrobacillus sp. FSL K6-4046 DNA window ACTTTCTAATCCCATTTGTATACCCATTACCATTACTACTATTCCTATAGCATACATTACCGTTTGTTTCATATTTTCAGGGATGTCCTTTAAAAGTCGTCCGATTAATGTCCCTGCTATGATCAGTATTGCATTGACCAATGTACCAAATAACACCATATCCTATCCTCTTCTCCTAAAAATATAACCTATCTCTAGGTTGTCCTAGAAATAGGTCACGTCTAATCCTCTAATAATTTTAAAATTCTTTCCAAGTCATCCTTCGAGTAAAACTCTATCTCGATTTTTCCTTTTTCTTTTTCATTGTTTTTAGTTATTTTTACAGCTGTCCCAAAAAGTTCTCTTAATTCCGATTCTTTTTCTAAAGTAAAAATATCTTTATCTATTTTTTTTGTTTCACGTGGAACATTTTCATTTAAACGTTGAACTAAGGCTTCTAACTGCCTTACATTTAGATTTTCTTTAATTGTTTTTTGCATAATGAGAGGGATAGATTTTTTCTTCTTTAAACCTAATAATGCCTTCCCATGCCCCATGGATAATTTCCCTTCAGAGACAGCATTTCTAACAACATCAGGGAGTGTAAGTAAGCGAAGATGGTTTGCTATATGAGGTCTACTTTTCCCCAGTCTGAACGCTAATTGTTCTTGGGTAAGGCCAAGAGTCTCCATCAGATTTTGGTAAGCCTCTGCTTCTTCAATGGGTGTTAAATCTTCTCGTTGTAGATTTTCTAAGATAGCAAGTTCCATCATTTGTTGATCATTTAACTCGCGTACTACAGCAGGAATTGCATCTAAATGAGCCTTTTTAGAAGCTCTAAATCTACGCTCTCCTACAACAATTTCAAACTTAGAACCTTTTTTTCGAACGATGATAGGTTGTAGTACTCCGTGCTCTTTTATAGATTCCGATAACTCTTGTAATGCCTCATCGTCAAATATTTTCCTTGGTTGATAAGGATTAGGCTTAATATCAACAATACTAATCTGT harbors:
- a CDS encoding ParB/RepB/Spo0J family partition protein, which produces MAKGLGKGINALFPGEDTMPEEKVEQISIVDIKPNPYQPRKIFDDEALQELSESIKEHGVLQPIIVRKKGSKFEIVVGERRFRASKKAHLDAIPAVVRELNDQQMMELAILENLQREDLTPIEEAEAYQNLMETLGLTQEQLAFRLGKSRPHIANHLRLLTLPDVVRNAVSEGKLSMGHGKALLGLKKKKSIPLIMQKTIKENLNVRQLEALVQRLNENVPRETKKIDKDIFTLEKESELRELFGTAVKITKNNEKEKGKIEIEFYSKDDLERILKLLED